The Methanobacterium lacus genome includes a region encoding these proteins:
- a CDS encoding AbiV family abortive infection protein, with amino-acid sequence MTSKKLPKDVKNHFEKYWKLCIKFFEDSEYQLASFFAITLIEEIGKLSIIRNKSLGGSFDDKGFYNHHKKYIYAAFDNLSNNYRVTRIYSKKESKFAELVLKKKLFDMRNNSLYLEEDMVTPEKVISRDDAFLLVCFAGEIYAEIQGESIGPSPDEWLKILEEVNQFREHNK; translated from the coding sequence ATGACCTCAAAGAAATTACCCAAAGACGTAAAAAATCATTTTGAAAAATATTGGAAACTTTGCATTAAATTCTTTGAAGATTCTGAATATCAATTAGCTTCATTTTTTGCTATTACACTTATAGAAGAAATTGGAAAACTGTCAATTATTAGGAATAAATCTTTAGGAGGATCGTTTGATGATAAAGGATTCTATAATCATCATAAAAAATATATCTACGCTGCGTTTGATAATCTCAGTAACAATTATCGGGTTACAAGAATATACAGTAAAAAAGAAAGTAAATTTGCTGAATTAGTGTTAAAAAAAAAATTATTTGACATGAGAAATAATTCATTGTATTTAGAAGAAGATATGGTGACTCCTGAAAAGGTAATTTCAAGAGATGATGCTTTTTTATTAGTTTGTTTTGCTGGTGAAATTTATGCAGAAATACAGGGAGAATCAATAGGACCTAGTCCCGATGAATGGCTAAAAATTCTTGAAGAAGTAAACCAATTTAGAGAGCATAATAAATAA
- a CDS encoding ArsR/SmtB family transcription factor has translation MKKVFLWWLITGNKGGENRGRIILELHNRPYNLNKLAEKLCLDYKTIKHHIDVLNENNLVKSTGEKYGALYFLSDEMEKNYAVFLEIWEEFKEM, from the coding sequence ATGAAGAAAGTATTTTTATGGTGGTTGATCACCGGAAACAAGGGTGGGGAAAACCGGGGTAGAATCATACTTGAACTTCATAACAGACCATACAATCTTAATAAGCTTGCTGAAAAGCTGTGTCTGGACTATAAAACTATAAAGCATCATATTGATGTTTTAAATGAAAATAATCTGGTTAAATCAACTGGAGAAAAGTACGGTGCACTTTACTTCCTGTCCGATGAAATGGAAAAGAACTACGCCGTCTTCCTTGAGATCTGGGAAGAATTTAAGGAAATGTAA
- a CDS encoding TIGR02391 family protein, which produces MFYQLLIDFLENFFGGGFILFDKESNRIYLRLYNKINEIIGGNCFEENLVAVDFPFIHLRSLDPDAPETDWIYGGQQLCGEQLSSIEDLFIKTGENVYELDEEDSNLISSINDYMEDISNYKKEENLRLLKIAKERTKHANTLSNSKKIMEENNIIDFWDLIHENIVKVSKSRFNNEHYADAVESAFKEVNIRVKRIVENKIGQELDGKHLMDTAFSFSNTSNPTIILDDLSKKTGKNIQRGYKQLFSGSMQAIRNPKAHENIEINKNEAIHFIFLASSLMFKLDNAIEINED; this is translated from the coding sequence GTGTTTTACCAGCTTTTAATTGATTTTCTCGAAAATTTTTTCGGTGGAGGTTTTATTCTATTCGATAAGGAGTCTAATCGGATTTATTTAAGATTATACAATAAAATAAATGAAATTATTGGTGGGAATTGTTTTGAAGAAAATTTAGTAGCAGTTGATTTTCCCTTTATTCATTTACGTTCATTGGATCCAGATGCTCCTGAAACAGATTGGATATATGGAGGTCAACAATTATGTGGAGAACAATTAAGTTCAATTGAGGATCTTTTTATAAAAACAGGTGAAAATGTATACGAATTAGATGAGGAAGATAGTAATCTTATAAGTTCAATTAATGATTATATGGAAGATATTAGCAATTATAAAAAAGAAGAAAATCTAAGATTATTGAAAATAGCTAAAGAGAGAACTAAACATGCTAATACTCTTTCAAATTCAAAAAAAATTATGGAAGAGAATAATATTATTGATTTTTGGGATCTAATACATGAAAATATTGTTAAAGTATCTAAATCAAGATTTAACAATGAACATTATGCTGATGCTGTTGAATCAGCGTTTAAAGAGGTTAATATTAGAGTTAAACGAATCGTAGAAAATAAAATAGGACAAGAATTAGATGGAAAACATTTAATGGATACTGCATTTTCATTCTCAAATACATCTAATCCTACTATAATTTTAGATGATCTTTCGAAAAAAACTGGAAAAAATATACAAAGAGGATATAAACAGCTTTTTTCTGGATCAATGCAAGCTATAAGAAATCCAAAGGCTCATGAAAATATTGAAATAAATAAAAATGAAGCAATACATTTTATTTTCTTAGCCAGCTCATTGATGTTTAAATTGGATAATGCTATAGAAATAAATGAAGATTAA
- a CDS encoding ketopantoate reductase family protein, with protein sequence METVEFERIGIMGAGSLGIILGAYIAEKRQVDLIVSSKATADALTTNGARVVGKVNKTVPVHALRAKDMEGTYDLFLYMVKQTANGTAIPQMLDHSHDNTVVCTLQNGLPELAVSEAFSQDRTVGAPVSWGATAIEPGVSMLTTPINEAYFALGSMTPRGSKYLPNIQAILELMCTVHTSDNLLSLRWSKLVINTVMTGTSTAIGGSFAKVFDNDWALKSAAYVGRETIEVISASGTSMGIGELDFSKIFSFDSDETISKTMKNIYNLWNGSRQAEASMRQDLLKGRKCEVDSINGIVVDVGKKHEVLTPMNDLIVDIIHAKEAGTIPVNASCKALFEAKIAEIETASKVR encoded by the coding sequence TTGGAAACTGTTGAATTTGAAAGAATTGGAATAATGGGTGCAGGTTCTTTGGGCATCATACTCGGAGCTTACATTGCAGAGAAAAGACAGGTAGACCTGATTGTTTCAAGCAAAGCTACTGCGGATGCATTAACTACCAATGGTGCACGTGTAGTTGGAAAGGTTAATAAAACCGTGCCGGTACATGCCCTGCGTGCAAAGGATATGGAAGGAACCTATGACCTTTTTTTGTACATGGTGAAACAGACAGCCAACGGTACTGCCATTCCTCAGATGCTGGATCATTCACATGATAATACCGTGGTGTGCACACTTCAAAACGGCCTCCCCGAACTTGCTGTGTCTGAAGCCTTCAGTCAGGATCGGACAGTTGGTGCACCAGTATCTTGGGGTGCTACCGCAATAGAGCCGGGTGTTTCCATGCTAACCACACCCATCAATGAAGCTTATTTTGCCCTGGGCAGCATGACACCACGTGGTAGTAAATATTTACCAAACATTCAAGCTATTCTCGAACTCATGTGTACAGTACACACCTCAGACAACCTTTTGAGTCTTCGATGGTCTAAATTAGTGATAAATACCGTAATGACAGGAACAAGTACAGCTATAGGAGGTTCCTTTGCCAAGGTGTTTGATAATGATTGGGCATTAAAAAGTGCAGCCTATGTTGGACGAGAAACTATAGAAGTTATTTCAGCAAGTGGCACATCTATGGGAATTGGGGAGTTGGATTTCTCAAAAATATTTTCCTTCGACAGTGATGAAACAATTTCCAAGACCATGAAAAATATTTACAACCTTTGGAATGGCTCAAGACAAGCTGAAGCATCGATGCGACAGGATCTTCTAAAGGGCAGGAAATGTGAAGTTGATTCAATCAACGGAATTGTGGTTGATGTTGGTAAAAAGCATGAAGTACTCACCCCTATGAACGATCTTATAGTGGACATCATACATGCAAAGGAAGCTGGAACCATACCCGTGAATGCGTCCTGCAAAGCCCTGTTTGAGGCTAAAATTGCAGAGATTGAAACTGCATCAAAGGTTAGATAA
- a CDS encoding transglutaminase domain-containing protein, with protein sequence MLLLSGLVLFFNVSGASAVTTNNINVTNHTKTTVASQATVKTSFTPSQIGAASSKVKSYYEKNNKLPCYVTINNKNVTMPQFLQLISDDIYQLSNKKTTSITLKNVTAPSNPVENLKSGQLTKTEYINLAKITRSYIYANGKAPNYENCSLGKIKYQNLIYSFSKILAFQAANNRLPNYDSVAPFSKTSTTNKISSNALASVDSIGYAEAKFRDVQGQSSASVMDKCGYGDCWADSSWLYNKLSAAGIPVRIMSTTSGGIYYLHRWVEINTGNGWQTWNYAKYNSQHYSALGSGHYVVKSSV encoded by the coding sequence GTGCTATTGCTATCGGGCTTAGTACTGTTTTTTAATGTAAGCGGCGCTTCTGCTGTTACTACAAATAATATTAACGTTACAAATCACACCAAAACTACAGTTGCATCTCAGGCAACAGTTAAAACAAGTTTCACACCGAGTCAAATCGGTGCTGCATCATCTAAAGTTAAATCTTACTACGAAAAGAATAATAAATTACCATGTTACGTGACAATTAATAATAAAAATGTCACTATGCCACAGTTCCTACAATTAATATCAGACGATATATATCAACTCAGCAATAAAAAAACAACATCAATAACTCTTAAAAATGTAACAGCACCATCAAATCCTGTTGAAAATCTAAAATCAGGACAGTTAACAAAGACGGAATACATCAACCTAGCCAAGATCACAAGGTCGTACATCTACGCCAATGGTAAGGCACCTAACTATGAAAATTGTTCCCTTGGAAAGATCAAGTACCAGAATCTGATTTACAGTTTCAGTAAGATTCTAGCATTTCAAGCAGCAAACAACAGACTACCTAACTACGATTCAGTTGCACCATTCTCAAAGACCAGCACAACCAATAAGATCAGTTCAAATGCACTGGCATCAGTTGATTCTATAGGATATGCCGAAGCAAAATTCAGAGATGTTCAGGGACAGTCAAGTGCAAGTGTTATGGACAAATGCGGTTATGGAGACTGCTGGGCAGACAGCAGCTGGTTATACAATAAACTATCAGCAGCAGGTATCCCAGTAAGAATTATGAGCACAACTTCAGGTGGAATTTACTACCTACATCGCTGGGTTGAAATAAACACCGGTAATGGATGGCAAACCTGGAATTATGCAAAGTATAACAGTCAACACTACAGTGCACTAGGTTCAGGACATTACGTTGTAAAGTCATCAGTATAA
- a CDS encoding endonuclease NucS domain-containing protein, with protein MILVIGENNKLEKLINEVNFSELGIMERKDLQEWIFECPEILGEDLLIVTKEYDKFDKTNKRLDILAIDHDGKLVVIELKRDVANAFVDLQAIHYAAYCSTFTLDQVAEIRTEDNNKSKDVNKEEIIDFIENKEFSDFDNQPRIIIVANSYKEETLAAVLWLRDNGIDISCVKLESHKLDEKIVVTPDIIVPIPEAKEFMVYREQKSKTLSKGKITEKTFFEHLNQYGTHFFEELFKFSDEKDLILNWGGTGFSLNVRIGNEKVSLLQGYCDLKVTGQTMNSTVSMISKKVENGDIIVSDYVEKTLDLNIFRKVGNGFVFDLERELTDVEWSKFKDVLSHTIENIKKNGVKLSDDN; from the coding sequence ATGATTTTAGTAATAGGGGAGAATAACAAGTTAGAAAAACTTATTAATGAAGTCAATTTCTCAGAATTAGGTATTATGGAACGAAAAGATTTACAAGAGTGGATTTTTGAATGTCCAGAGATATTGGGAGAAGACTTGTTAATAGTAACTAAAGAATATGATAAATTTGACAAGACTAATAAAAGATTAGACATATTGGCAATAGATCATGATGGAAAATTAGTCGTTATTGAATTAAAACGTGATGTAGCCAATGCTTTTGTGGATTTACAAGCTATCCATTATGCTGCATATTGTTCTACATTTACTTTAGATCAAGTGGCAGAGATTAGAACAGAAGATAACAATAAATCAAAAGATGTAAACAAAGAAGAAATTATTGATTTTATTGAAAACAAGGAATTTTCAGATTTCGACAATCAACCACGAATAATAATTGTTGCTAACAGTTATAAGGAGGAAACATTAGCTGCAGTTTTATGGTTGCGTGATAATGGGATTGATATTTCCTGTGTCAAGCTTGAATCTCATAAATTGGACGAAAAAATTGTTGTAACACCTGATATTATCGTACCAATACCTGAAGCTAAAGAGTTCATGGTATATCGTGAACAAAAAAGCAAAACATTATCCAAGGGTAAAATAACAGAAAAAACGTTTTTTGAACACTTAAATCAATATGGAACGCATTTTTTTGAAGAACTTTTTAAATTCAGTGATGAAAAAGATTTAATACTCAATTGGGGTGGTACGGGATTTTCATTAAATGTTAGAATTGGTAACGAAAAAGTCAGTTTATTACAAGGTTACTGCGACTTAAAAGTGACTGGACAAACCATGAACTCAACGGTTAGTATGATATCAAAAAAAGTAGAAAACGGTGATATAATAGTTTCAGATTATGTAGAAAAAACACTAGATTTGAATATTTTTAGAAAGGTGGGGAATGGATTTGTATTCGATCTGGAAAGAGAATTAACTGATGTTGAATGGTCTAAATTTAAAGATGTATTATCCCATACAATTGAAAATATCAAAAAAAATGGAGTAAAACTCTCTGATGATAATTAA
- a CDS encoding DUF3883 domain-containing protein, which produces MNKRIIFLNVGWMKSYQGIINGDIIQGGGSYVHENKFGHEVYNFLPYDGFVYGFVQPPRSSKIHIERLGADPKDDSIDNVLAIWVATKPTSGNVIVGWYKDATLYKEYQYSDELNRNFKDEKIGYNVKAKEEDSKLLALDERVFHIKRGKGWMGQSNIWYASQESNEDFRNEVLNYIYENIIPKKNDKKRNHSISRQVDTYQRQKIEVTAINHTIKYYEKYGYTVESKEKDNVGWDLEAVMDNIKLKIEVKGLSQENVAIELTPNEYEKMKEFKEDYRISVVTNALKKPILRIFSYNDENGIWQDIEGNKLEIDEKVSAKCYVN; this is translated from the coding sequence GTGAATAAAAGGATTATTTTTTTAAATGTAGGATGGATGAAAAGTTATCAAGGGATTATTAATGGTGATATTATCCAAGGTGGTGGTTCATATGTCCATGAAAATAAGTTTGGACATGAAGTTTATAATTTTTTACCATATGATGGATTTGTTTATGGTTTTGTACAACCTCCACGTTCATCTAAAATTCATATTGAAAGACTTGGTGCAGATCCAAAAGATGATTCTATAGATAATGTTCTTGCTATATGGGTTGCGACAAAACCTACTAGTGGCAATGTAATTGTTGGTTGGTATAAAGATGCAACTTTATATAAAGAATATCAGTATTCTGATGAGTTGAATCGAAATTTTAAAGATGAAAAGATTGGATATAATGTAAAAGCAAAAGAAGAAGATTCAAAACTATTAGCATTAGACGAAAGAGTTTTTCATATTAAAAGAGGTAAAGGTTGGATGGGACAGTCGAATATATGGTATGCATCACAGGAATCAAATGAAGACTTCAGAAATGAAGTTTTAAATTATATCTATGAGAATATTATTCCTAAAAAAAATGATAAGAAAAGAAACCACAGTATTTCTCGCCAAGTTGACACATATCAAAGACAAAAAATTGAAGTAACTGCAATAAATCATACGATCAAATATTATGAAAAATATGGGTATACTGTAGAGTCTAAAGAAAAAGACAATGTTGGATGGGACCTTGAAGCAGTAATGGATAATATCAAGTTAAAAATAGAAGTTAAAGGATTATCACAAGAAAATGTGGCAATTGAACTCACTCCAAATGAATATGAAAAGATGAAAGAATTTAAAGAAGACTATCGTATATCTGTTGTTACCAATGCACTAAAAAAGCCTATTCTAAGAATATTTTCATATAACGATGAAAATGGAATATGGCAAGATATAGAAGGTAATAAATTGGAAATTGATGAAAAGGTCAGTGCAAAATGTTATGTTAATTGA
- the dgt gene encoding dGTP triphosphohydrolase, producing the protein MDRNEFSRDRDRIIFSKAFRRLEHKAQVYSHLKGDHYRTRLTHTIEVMQIARSIARNLGLNEDLTEAIALGHDIGHTPFGHQGEEVLDNIMRGTDNLGGNLKYRINYYGFKHNFESIKVLDILEKKYEKEKGLNLTWQVIEGILKHTKTKKKGQKWDINRFIQCKKYIEKFLRYPDHSVTLEGQIVTIADEIAQRQHDLDDGLRDNDLKLDVNKIISYINEQIINIQNQLKKDTFNITDLDEKYYKQFSSYIKNSTPKDVLTKDMIIKYKLSEKRTIDYELWDKIVMDSFIVEYVVPDKIEIKLLRELETRIKKNKNCKNETYIWNSLIRDIIDYFIKDVTFNSLDKLKNDVKTHCKLQLVNLDYINCNKNNEIQSGNKKYWKKRKYFDSKIIDFSYSASEFDKNIESYIKNQILNSYNVNVFDGKAIYIVRQLFKAFYTNPRQMPKEQLNKLYQGIVETINLSNCNIILHGKKLEEIEFKTSPPMDINQLIKLLKLEFNKEELELIFKKTFPGNHLDLNYHFLKLIGGDYSSINKDCKKCDDQFNKKVIEKIFDKINIITVNDIPYEIEELQQQIIFIKCLLELHYVYLSIICDHIAGMTDNYANNEYKKLYLV; encoded by the coding sequence CTGGATAGGAACGAATTTTCTAGAGATCGAGATAGGATTATCTTTTCAAAAGCTTTTCGAAGATTAGAACATAAAGCACAAGTCTATTCCCATTTAAAAGGAGATCATTATAGGACACGGTTAACACATACTATTGAAGTCATGCAAATTGCTAGAAGCATAGCTAGAAATTTAGGTTTAAACGAAGATCTAACTGAAGCTATTGCTTTAGGACATGATATAGGCCACACTCCATTCGGACATCAAGGAGAAGAAGTTTTAGATAATATAATGCGAGGGACTGATAATTTAGGTGGAAATTTAAAATATCGAATAAATTATTATGGGTTTAAACACAATTTTGAAAGTATAAAGGTTCTAGATATTTTAGAAAAAAAATATGAAAAAGAAAAAGGGTTAAATTTAACTTGGCAAGTAATTGAAGGCATATTAAAACACACTAAAACTAAAAAAAAAGGTCAAAAATGGGATATTAATCGATTTATACAATGTAAAAAATATATTGAAAAGTTTTTGAGATATCCGGATCATTCTGTAACATTAGAAGGACAAATAGTAACTATAGCTGATGAAATTGCACAAAGACAACATGATTTAGATGATGGATTGAGGGATAATGATCTTAAATTAGACGTAAATAAAATTATTAGTTATATTAATGAACAAATTATTAACATACAAAATCAATTAAAAAAAGATACGTTCAACATAACAGATTTAGATGAAAAATATTATAAGCAATTTAGTTCTTATATAAAAAATTCAACTCCTAAAGACGTTCTTACTAAAGATATGATTATTAAATACAAATTGAGTGAAAAACGTACTATAGACTATGAATTGTGGGACAAAATTGTTATGGATAGTTTCATAGTGGAATATGTAGTCCCGGATAAAATTGAAATTAAATTACTTCGAGAGCTAGAAACTAGAATTAAAAAAAATAAAAATTGTAAGAATGAAACCTATATTTGGAATTCTTTAATTAGAGATATAATAGATTATTTCATTAAGGATGTTACTTTTAATTCATTAGATAAATTAAAAAATGATGTTAAAACTCATTGTAAATTACAATTAGTTAATTTAGATTATATTAACTGTAACAAAAATAACGAAATCCAAAGTGGAAATAAAAAATATTGGAAAAAAAGAAAATATTTTGATTCAAAAATAATAGATTTCAGTTATTCTGCATCTGAATTTGATAAAAACATAGAGAGCTATATCAAAAATCAAATTTTAAACTCCTATAATGTAAACGTCTTTGATGGTAAAGCTATATACATTGTAAGACAATTATTCAAAGCTTTTTATACTAATCCCAGACAGATGCCTAAGGAACAGTTAAATAAATTATATCAAGGAATTGTTGAAACGATTAATTTGTCAAATTGTAATATAATTTTACATGGAAAAAAATTAGAAGAAATAGAATTTAAAACAAGCCCGCCTATGGATATAAATCAGCTGATTAAGTTATTGAAACTTGAATTTAATAAAGAAGAATTAGAATTGATATTTAAAAAAACATTCCCTGGAAATCATTTAGATTTAAATTATCATTTTTTAAAATTAATCGGAGGAGATTATTCCAGTATAAATAAAGATTGCAAAAAATGTGATGATCAGTTTAACAAAAAGGTTATTGAAAAAATATTTGATAAAATAAATATTATAACGGTAAATGATATTCCCTATGAAATAGAAGAACTTCAACAACAAATCATTTTCATAAAATGTTTATTAGAACTACATTACGTATACTTATCTATAATTTGTGATCATATTGCTGGAATGACAGATAACTATGCTAATAATGAATACAAAAAACTTTATTTGGTGTGA
- a CDS encoding zinc ribbon domain-containing protein, protein MVVGTKYCSNCGQQIDEEAEVCPECGVRQARPVYREVVYQQKNPGLAAVLSALFVGFGQIYNGQIAKGLIMMVLYFFSILLVLVLIGLITTPLIWIFGIYDAYNTAKRINDGEIVV, encoded by the coding sequence GTGGTGGTGGGAACTAAATATTGTTCTAATTGTGGACAGCAAATCGATGAAGAAGCAGAGGTATGTCCAGAATGTGGTGTTAGACAGGCAAGACCGGTTTACAGGGAAGTTGTTTATCAACAAAAAAATCCTGGACTTGCAGCAGTATTATCAGCATTATTTGTTGGATTTGGACAAATATATAATGGCCAAATAGCTAAAGGATTAATAATGATGGTTCTTTATTTCTTTTCAATACTTTTGGTCCTGGTACTTATAGGGTTAATAACAACTCCACTCATTTGGATATTTGGTATTTATGATGCTTACAATACTGCAAAAAGAATCAATGATGGAGAAATAGTGGTTTAA
- a CDS encoding histidine kinase dimerization/phosphoacceptor domain -containing protein: MINKPLISIKTGFIIALVIVTCSLLFTVLLENNSALMMVFGDIFPIFVDLLVVLTLFYATARSLKYGKKVQFAWMFITFSFIFYTVGDVVWAILELGIYQSPFPSIADGFYLIFYPLFAIGIYYLSSFSFTKTEKLKIFLDMGIIIISVGLIFWTFLISPILASGGDSFANTISVIYIIGDFLLFFVLLRGIYSKYDEGSMPLLFLSMSLLVMIVTDIIFAVQTSQGTYVSGGFLDTGWIISFVLVGLAAFLQATPEKLDLSRYSKLVNSIQKHSPTPYLPLIWALIAFIILLWANNNQFDSNYILTEFLVGIIILLVIIRQFITTRENKKLLFLAEKEIESRKLAENAALENEIYYRAIFENTGTSMLMIDEDMTISRVNSQVEILTGYSKEEIEGKKKWTDFAIEEEIERIKGYNELKNEPDKRPREYETKGQDKNGDIKDLLVTVVTIPGTKKQLVSLMDITERKTAENQIKSSLKEKNILLKEIHHRVKNNMQIISSLLSLQTKFVNDEEALDILKESQNRVRSMAIIHEKLYQSNDISQINFGEYIESLVSNLFYSYNANNTDIKPVYDVEDLSLNIDTAVPCGLIISELVSNSLKYAFPREKNGEIFISLKFRDGKYYLRVRDNGVGIPEFDVEKLDSLGLLLVFNLTEQLDGNITINREQCTEFIITFEELNYKKRI; encoded by the coding sequence ATGATTAATAAACCTTTAATTTCCATCAAAACTGGTTTTATTATAGCTTTGGTAATTGTGACCTGTTCTTTACTTTTCACAGTACTGCTTGAAAATAATTCAGCTTTGATGATGGTTTTTGGAGATATTTTCCCCATATTCGTTGACCTGCTCGTTGTTTTGACCCTTTTTTATGCGACTGCACGTTCCTTAAAGTACGGTAAAAAAGTGCAATTTGCATGGATGTTTATAACGTTCTCATTTATTTTTTACACTGTGGGAGATGTAGTATGGGCCATATTAGAATTGGGAATTTATCAATCCCCCTTTCCATCAATTGCAGATGGTTTCTATCTAATTTTTTATCCCCTTTTTGCCATTGGTATCTATTACTTGTCCAGTTTTTCATTTACCAAGACTGAAAAACTTAAAATATTTTTAGACATGGGAATAATAATTATTTCAGTTGGACTCATATTCTGGACATTTTTGATTAGTCCAATTCTCGCAAGTGGCGGAGATTCATTTGCAAATACCATATCAGTTATTTACATAATTGGTGATTTTCTATTGTTCTTTGTTTTGTTAAGAGGCATCTACAGTAAGTACGATGAAGGATCCATGCCATTGCTGTTTCTGAGCATGAGCCTCCTCGTCATGATAGTTACAGATATTATTTTCGCTGTGCAAACATCACAAGGAACCTATGTATCCGGCGGATTTCTGGATACCGGATGGATAATTAGTTTCGTCTTGGTTGGACTGGCAGCATTTTTACAAGCCACCCCTGAAAAACTCGATCTAAGCAGATATTCCAAACTAGTAAACAGCATCCAAAAACACAGCCCAACTCCATATTTACCCCTTATCTGGGCGTTAATTGCATTTATAATACTTTTATGGGCAAATAATAATCAATTTGATTCAAATTACATTTTAACAGAATTTCTAGTTGGAATCATAATTCTATTGGTGATCATCCGTCAGTTCATCACAACGAGGGAAAATAAGAAACTGTTATTCCTGGCAGAAAAGGAAATAGAATCCCGTAAACTCGCAGAAAATGCAGCACTTGAAAATGAGATATATTACAGGGCTATCTTTGAAAATACAGGAACTTCCATGTTGATGATCGATGAAGATATGACAATTTCAAGGGTCAATTCCCAGGTTGAAATATTAACTGGATACTCAAAGGAAGAGATCGAAGGCAAGAAAAAATGGACTGACTTTGCAATTGAAGAAGAGATTGAAAGGATCAAAGGATACAACGAACTTAAAAATGAACCTGACAAACGTCCCAGGGAGTACGAAACCAAGGGACAGGATAAAAATGGAGATATAAAGGATCTGCTAGTGACAGTGGTTACAATTCCCGGCACAAAAAAACAGCTGGTATCACTTATGGATATAACCGAACGTAAAACAGCTGAAAATCAGATCAAATCCTCCCTCAAAGAAAAAAATATTCTGCTTAAGGAGATACACCACAGGGTAAAAAATAACATGCAGATCATTTCAAGCCTCTTAAGCCTCCAAACGAAATTTGTAAACGATGAAGAAGCCCTTGATATCTTGAAAGAAAGCCAGAACCGTGTCAGATCCATGGCCATTATCCATGAAAAACTGTACCAGTCCAATGATATCTCACAGATAAATTTTGGAGAGTACATAGAAAGTTTGGTTTCAAACCTTTTTTATTCCTACAACGCCAACAACACCGACATCAAACCAGTGTACGATGTGGAAGATCTGAGTTTGAACATAGACACCGCAGTTCCATGCGGACTCATAATAAGTGAACTCGTATCTAACAGTCTGAAATATGCATTTCCAAGAGAGAAAAACGGGGAAATATTTATATCCCTCAAGTTTAGGGATGGTAAGTATTATCTAAGAGTCCGTGACAACGGTGTTGGAATACCTGAATTTGATGTTGAAAAGCTGGATAGTTTGGGACTTCTACTGGTTTTCAACTTAACAGAACAGCTGGATGGCAACATCACAATAAACAGAGAACAGTGCACTGAGTTCATCATCACATTTGAAGAGCTCAACTACAAAAAGAGGATATGA
- a CDS encoding Ig-like domain-containing protein — MIDLSGNKSLIYTQNYIIDKTVPVVTKSTPKNNSNGVSLYSAISIIFSESINLGTNYSKIYIKNLSTGKLVSITKTLNKNTLTIKMSSKMSSLNNYQVYIPLGSVKDLTGKTTQNIQ; from the coding sequence ATGATAGATCTTTCAGGAAACAAATCCCTGATCTACACACAGAACTATATCATAGACAAAACAGTTCCAGTAGTAACCAAATCCACGCCTAAAAACAATTCTAATGGAGTGTCTTTATACTCAGCAATATCAATTATTTTCAGTGAAAGCATTAATTTGGGAACCAATTACTCCAAGATATACATTAAAAATTTGAGCACTGGAAAACTGGTGTCCATAACAAAAACACTCAATAAGAACACGTTAACAATTAAGATGTCAAGTAAAATGTCAAGTTTAAACAACTACCAGGTTTACATACCTTTAGGTTCAGTTAAAGATCTGACTGGAAAAACAACACAAAATATACAGTAA
- a CDS encoding DUF365 domain-containing protein, producing the protein MFVIGFENFEKFKKPIKPNRYVTAAGKYIYEDEFKMIEINKG; encoded by the coding sequence ATGTTTGTCATTGGTTTTGAAAACTTTGAGAAATTTAAGAAACCTATTAAACCTAACCGTTATGTCACTGCTGCTGGCAAATATATTTATGAAGACGAATTTAAAATGATAGAGATTAACAAAGGTTGA